One Belonocnema kinseyi isolate 2016_QV_RU_SX_M_011 chromosome 6, B_treatae_v1, whole genome shotgun sequence genomic region harbors:
- the LOC117174075 gene encoding opsin, ultraviolet-sensitive, with product MYNRSVHWEARLPAGAPRLLGWNVPPEELVHIPEHWLVYPEPNPALHYLLALLYILFTFIALLGNGLVIWIFSSAKSLRTPSNMLVVNLALCDFMMMLKTPIFIYNSFNTGFATGNLGCQIFAFVGTLSGIGAGTTNAAIAYDRYSTIARPLDGKLSRGQVLLFIILIWTYTIPWGLMPIMGVWGKFAPEGFLTSCTFDYITDTPDTRYFVATIFTFSYCIPMSLILTYYGKMVGHVMDHEKALREQAKKMNVESLRSNANTNAQSAEIRIAKAALTICFLFVAAWTPYGVMAMIGAFGNKSLLTPAVSMIPACCCKLVACFDPYVYAISHPRYRLELQKRLPWLEIQEKPVSDTNTATTEAVPASS from the exons ATGTACAACAGAAGTGTCCACTGGGAAGCAAGACTTCCGGCAGGCGCACCACGTTTGCTAGGATGGAACGTGCCACCAGAAGAGTTGGTTCATATACCAGAACATTGGCTGGTCTATCCTGAGCCGAACCCTGCCCTTCACTACCTTCTAGCTCTCTTGTACATACTCTTCACCTTCATAGCTCTCCTAGGAAATGGCCTCGTTATTTGGATATTCTCCTC GGCTAAATCATTAAGGACGCCATCCAATATGTTGGTAGTGAACTTGGCGCTCTGCGATTTTATGATGATGCTCAAGACCcccatttttatttacaattcttttAATACGGGCTTCGCTACTGGGAATCTCGGATGCCAAATCTTTGCCTTTGTCGGTACCTTATCTGGAATCGGTGCTGGTACAACAAATGCTGCTATTGCATACGACAGATACAG CACTATAGCTAGACCATTGGATGGAAAATTATCCCGAGGCCAAGTGCTGTTGTTCATCATTCTCATATGGACTTACACAATTCCATGGGGCTTAATGCCTATCATGGGGGTATGGGGAAAATTTGCCCCGGAAGGATTTCTCACAAGTTGCACTTTTGACTATATTACAGATACTCCCGATACCCGATATTTTGTGGCGACTATTTTTACCTTTTCCTATTGCATACCGATGTCCTTAATTTTGACATACTATGGCAAAATGGTGGGTCATGTCATGGACCACGAAAAAGCTCTACGTGAGCAAGCTAAGAAGATGAACGTTGAAAGTTTGCGAAGCAATGCCAACACGAATGCTCAGTCCGCCGAAATTCGCATTGCCAAG GCCGCGTTGACGATTTGTTTCTTGTTTGTTGCTGCCTGGACACCCTATGGTGTGATGGCGATGATTGGAGCGTTCGGAAACAAATCTTTATTGACGCCAGCTGTCTCTATGATACCTGCTTGTTGTTGTAAGCTTGTTGCTTGCTTTGATCCCTACGTTTATGCCATCAGCCATCCTCGATACag acTGGAATTGCAGAAAAGATTgccttggttggaaattcaagaaaAGCCAGTCTCAGATACCAATACTGCTACGACAGAAGCAGTCCCCGCCAGTAGTTAA